GGATCGTCACTGGCGGCACCGACCCGGCCGAGCACGTCCACGACGTCGTCGTCGACGTCATGGGAGACGTCGGGTTCGACCTCGCCGACCGCGTGCCGCGCGAGGTGACGTTCGAGGAGATCCAGGCCTGCGACTACGTGATCACGATGGGGTGTGCCGCCGAGGACGTCTGTCCGGCGTCGTGGGCGGGCGAGAACCGCGATTGGGGACTCGACGACCCCGACGACGCGACGCGCGAGGACGCGGTCGCGATCCGCGAGGAGATCGAATCGCGCGTCGCGGCGCTGTTCGACGAACTCTCGACCACGGCCTGAGCGGGTCGCGGGACGCCACGATCGGACCGAACTCGGGTGCGGGTCGCGAGCGAACCGCCACGGCTATGCGGGCGTCGCCGACAGTTCCGGTATGGACCTCGGCAAGGTCGACCGCGAGTTCCTCGACGCGCACGTCCTCGACCACCTCGGCGCTCCGCGCGAGGACGTCGCGCTCGGACCGGCCCACGGCGTCGACTTCGGCGTCGTGGACGTGGACGGAACGGCGCTCGTCGCGGCGACGGACCCGGTGTCGATCCTGCCGGCGCTCGGCTGGGAGCGCGCCGCCGAGTTCGCGCTCGGCGTGGTGCTCGCGGACGTCGCCGTGTCCGGGATTCCGCCGAGTCACCTCGCCGTCTCGTTCTCGCTGCCGCCCGAGATGACCGACGAGGCGTTCGCGGCGGTCTGGGAGACGATCGACGCGGAGTGCCGGGACCTCGGCGTGAGCGTCCTCACCGGCCACACCGCGCGCTACAGCGGGTGTTCGTTCCCGTGGGTGGGTGCGGCGACGGCGCTGGCGGTCGGCGACCACGCGGACGTCGTCCGCCCGGACGGCGCCCGTCCCGGCGACCGCATCGTCGTGACGAACGGGCCGGCGGCGGAGGCCGCTGGCCTCCTCACGACGCTCTACCCGGCGGGGTTCGACCTCGATCCGGACACCTTGGCGGCCGCGCAGTCCCGCCTGGAGGACGCTTCGTGCGTCCGCGAGGCGCTCCGGGTCGCCGCGGCGGCGGACGTACACGCGATGCACGACGCGACCGAGGGCGGCCTCGCCGGCGCGCTGAACGAGGTCGCGGCCGGTGCGGGCGTCCGCATCGACGTCGACGGCGAGCGCGTGCCGTACATGGACGGCGTCCGCGCCGCCTGTCGCGCACTCGACGTGGACCCGTGGGCGTGCACGTCCTCGGGGACGCTCGTCGTCGCCGTCCCGCCCGAGGCCGTCGACGACGCGCTCGACGCCCTGCACGCGGAAGGAGCGACCGTGGCCGAGGTCGGTTGCGTCTCCGAGGGCGCTGGCGTCTACCTCGACGGCGAGCGCCTCGAGCACCCCGACGTCGACCCGTCGTGGGCGGCGTACGAGCGGCTCGCGACCGAGCACGGCGACGACTGACTGCGTCTTTCGAGCGACCACGCGGACAGTGGGGCGCCACCGCGAACCAGTAATGACTTGGTGGTACGACTCGGTGGTTAATGCATGCGCAAGGCCGCTCCAGTCAGTCGTCCGGTCGCGCTCACGGTCGCGGGCAGCGACGCCGGCGGCGGTGCAGGCGTCCAGGCGGATCTCCAGACGTTCGCCGGCCACGACGTCCACGGCACGAGCGTCGTCACGGCCGTGACCGCCCAGCACACGCGCGGCGTCGAGTCGACGCACGTCCTCCCGCCCGGCGAGGTCGCCGCGCAGATCGACGCCGTCGCCGACGACTTCGCCGTCGGCGCGGTCAAGACCGGGATGCTCGCCACCGTCGACGTCGTCGAGACCGTCCACGACCACGTCCGGCAGGTCGACGCACCGCTCGTCGTCGACCCGGTCATGGTCGCGACGAGCGGCGACCGACTCCTCGACCGCGACGCCGAACGCGCGTACGACGACCTGCTCGCCGACGCCACGGTCGCGACGCCGAACGCCGACGAAGCCGCCGTCCTCGCCGACGTCGACGTCGAATCGGTCTCGGACGCGCGAGACGCAGCCCTCGCGATCCGCGACCGCGGCGTCGACCACGTCCTCGTCACCGGCGGCCACCTCGAAGACGACGACGCCGTCACCGACGTCCTCGCCACCGAAGACTCGGTTCGCACGTTCACGCACGACCGCATCCGGGACGCGGCCACGCACGGTTCCGGGTGCACGCTCTCGGCCGCCATCGCCGCCACTCTCGCTCGCGAGGCTGGGAACGACGACCGAAGAAACGACGCCACCGGCCGATCCGTCGCCAGCGACGTCGTCGTCGACGCCGTCGCGGACGCCACCACCGTCCTCGAACGCGCCGTCCGCTACCACCACGACGTCGGGCAGGGGCCCGGTGCCGTCCAGCACCTCGTCGACGCCCGTACCGACGCCGCGCTCCCCGCCGTCGCCCGCGACGTCGAACGCGTCGTCGCGCACGTCGAGACCGCGACCGCACCCGTCGACGCCCTGATCCCGGAGGTCGGCACGAACGTCGTCGGCGCACCCGCGCACGCCGAGACCGTCGCCGAGACCGTCGCCGTCGACGGCCGCCTCGCGACCACCTACGCCGGCGTGCGCGCCACCGGCGGCGTCCGCCCCGGCGCATCCAGTCACGTCGCGCGGTTCCTACTCGCCGCACGCGAACACCACCCCGAACTCCGGTACGCCGCGAACTGCCGGTACGACGACGCCGTCGCCGACGCACTCGACGCACTCGAGTGGCCCGTCGCCGCCTACGACCGCGCCGACGAACCCGACGACGCCCCCGGAACGATGGACTGGGGCACCGACCGCGCGTACCGCCACGCGGACCTGCGACCCGTCGCGGTCGTCGACCGCGGCGCTCACGGCAAGGAACCGATGACGAAACTCGCGACCGAGACCGCCGACGAACTCGCGAACCGACTCGACGCACTCGCGACCGAACTCGCGAACGGCGACCAGTAAGTGTCAGATCCCGAGCGATGCGAGGACGAACGTCGTCACGACCAGACAGAACCCGAGGGTCACCGCCATCAATAGCGCGATCTCCATCCCGACCTTGAAGAGGAGCGCGACCGCCGGCGTCACCACGAGCGCCACCAGAAAGTACGAGAGCGCGCGAATCACCCGGTTCCGGTCGTGGTCGTCCCCACCGCGAGCCATACCCCGAACACCCGACGGCACTCGGGTTAACTCTTGTCCCCGCGGCGGTCGACGCGACCAGCCTCCCGACGTGGCCGAATGTCCCGGTCGGCGGGCCCGACCGACAGCGCGACGGCGAACGGAGCGATTATACGGCCGCGGGCGTCACGAACGTGTATGCCAGCGGCGACGGGAATCGTCGGCGAGTTCCTCGCGCTCAAGGAGGCGACCGACGCCGACGTGCTCGCGATGCAAGTGGGTGACTTCTACGAGTTCTTCGGCGACGACGCCGAACTCGTCGCCGACGAACTCGACCTGAAGACCAGCGAGAAGTCCAGCCAGGGCGGGTCGTACCCGATGGCGGGCGTCCCCATCGACGACCTCACGCCGTACCTCAAGGCGCTCGTCGAACGCGGCTACCGGGTCGCCGTCGCGGACCAGCACGACGGCGCGGACGGCCCGGAACGCGACATCGCCAGGGTCGTCACGCCGGGGACGCTCCTCGAGACGACCGACGCGGACGCACGATTCCTCGCCGCCGTCGTCGACGACGGCGACGCGTACGGCCTCGCGTTCGCGGACGTCACCACCGGCCAGTTCGTCGTCACCAGTACCGACGACGTCGACGCCGCACTCTCGGAAGTGTACCGGTTCGATCCAGCGGAGGTCCTCCCCGGCCCCGGCGTCCGCGACGACGACGTCGTCGAGCGCGTCCGCGACCACACCGACGCACGACTCACGCTCCACGACGACGAGGCGTTCGCGCCCGGACGGGCCACGCACGCCGCTCGCGACCACTTCGGCGCGGAGACGTTCGAGAGCGTCGGCGCGACCGACGCCGCCGTCCGCGCGGCCGGCGCCATCCTCGCGTACGTCGACGCGACCGACGCCGGCGTGCTCGCCTCCATGACGCGAGTGCGGACGCTCGCCGACGACGACCGCGTCACGCTCGACGCCACCACGCAGCGCAACCTCGAACTCACCGAGACCATGCAGGGCGGCGCGGAGGGCTCGCTGCTCGCGACGCTCGACCACACCGTCACGAGCGCCGGCCGACGCCGCCTCGCCGCGTGGCTCCAGCGACCACGCCGCGACGTCGACGCGCTCCGCGACCGCCAGAACGCAGTGGAGGCGCTCGCGAGCGCCGCACTCGCCCGCGACGCCCTCCGCGAACTGCTCGGCGACGCCTACGACCTCGAACGGCTCGCGTCGAAGGCGACTAGCCAGAGCGCGACCCCCCGCGACCTCGCCAGGGTTCGCGACACGCTCGCACTCGTCGCGGTCGTCCACGACCGCATCGTCGACGACCCGACGCTCGCCGACAGCCCGCTCGCCACCGTCCTCGACGCCGACACGCGCGAGCGCGCCGCCACCCTCGAAGGGGAACTCGACGCCGCACTCGTCGCCGACCCGCCACAGACCACGACGCAGGGCGGGATCTTCGCCCCCGGCTACGACGACGACATCGACGACGTCCGCGACCGTCACGACGCCGCCCGCGAGTACTTCGACACGCTCGAACAGTCCGTGAAGCGCGAGACCGGCCTCACGCACGTCACCGTCGACCGGAACAGGACCGACGGCTGGTACGTGCAGGTCGGCCGGAGCGAAGCCGACCGGATGCCCGAGCGCTTCCGGGAGGTGAAGACCCTGAAGAACTCGCGGCGGTTCGTCACGGACGAACTCGAGGAACGCGAGCGCGACCTCGTCCAGCTCGAGGACCGCCGGAGCGATCTGGAACGCGAGCGCTTCCAGGCGCTCCGCGAGACGGTCGCCGAGCACGCCGCCTTGCTCCAGGACGTCGGGCGAGCGTTCGCGTACGTCGACGCCCTCGCGTCGTTCGCCGAGCACGCGGTCGCGAACGACTGGACGCGACCGGAATTGACGACCGACGACGTCCTCGACGTCGACGCGGGCCGACACCCGGTCGTCGAGCAGACGACGGAGTTCGTGCCGAACGACCTCGCACTCGACGCCGACCGGCGGTTCGCGGTCGTCACCGGCCCGAACATGAGCGGGAAGTCGACGTACATGCGCCAGACGGCACTGATCGTGTTGCTCGCGCAGGTCGGGAGCTTCGTGCCCGCGGACGCTGCCAGGGTCGGCGTCGTGGACGGCGTGTTCACGCGCGTCGGGGCGCTCGACGAGCTCGCGCAGGGCCGGTCGACGTTCATGGTGGAGATGACCGAGCTCGCGAACATCCTCCACACGGCGACGGCGGACTCGCTCGTCGTCCTCGACGAGGTCGGTCGCGGCACCGCGACGTACGACGGGATCAGCATCGCGTGGGCGGCGACGGAGTACCTCCACAACGAGGTGCGCGCGAAGACGCTGTTTGCGACGCACTACCACGAGTTGACGACGCTCGCGGACCACCTCGAACGCGTGGTGAACGTGCACGTGGCGGCGGACGAGCGCGACGGCGACGTGACGTTCCTCCGCACCGTCCGCGAGGGGCCGACCGACCGCTCCTATGGCGTGCACGTCGCGGACCTGGCGGGGGTTCCGGAGCCGGTCGTGGAGCGCTCTCGCGAGGTTCTCGATCGGTTGCGGGAGGATGAGGCGATCGAGGCGCGTGGTGGGAGCGGTGGCGACGGGACGCGCCAGGTGGTGTTCGACCTGGAGAGCGGCGAACTTCGACCGGGTGGTGCCGCCGCGAACGCGGCGGCGTCCGGGTCGCGCGAGGGGAGCGCGCCGCAGTCCGATGAGGGTGCGAGCGGAGCGGCCGCCGACGATGCGATGGGAGCGGCTGCCGACGGTGCCGGCGGTGCCGATAGTGCTGGTCGCGGGTCGAACGCGTCGGTGGACGGCGGCGCTGGTGGTGCTGACGAGGGGCTGTCGCGGGCGGAGCGCGAGGTGCTCGCGGAACTGGCGGACGTGGACGTTGCCGAGACGACGCCGGTCGAGGTGCTGTCTCGCGTGCAGGCGTGGCAGGAGCGACTCGAAGAGCAGTAGTCGCAACTCGCTGTCGGGGAGGGGGCGTGCGGGCGACCGGTGGCTGCTGGGGGTGTTCGGTGCGCGTCGGGTTGTCGCGCGAGCCCGTGTGGGCGTCGAGGGTCGCGTTCGCTTCCCTCGATGGGTGGTGTCGACGCGCGGTGGCTGTCAGGGCACGCCGGCGGTGGCCGCGGTCCCGTACTTGAATCTACGGGCCGTAAACGGTCGTTCGGTTCAGGGGTTTTATCGTACCTGAGTGGGTTATGGTGTGGTATGGACTGGCGGGACGCGGAGACGGAGTACGAGGACGAGGTCGTCGGGGAGACGAATCTCGCGCGAATGTTCGAGGACAGTGCCCAGCGGAACGCGAACCGTCCGGCGCAGATGTACAAGGGGGGCGTGTACGACCGCGCGATGACGCGGTCGGTGCTCCCCGGCGCACCCGACGGCGAGTATCGCGCGATCAGCTACGAGGACATGCGGACGATCGTCGCGCACCTCGCGACCGGGTTCCGCGAACTCGGCGTGGAGCCGAACGACCGCGTCGGCATCTTCTCGCACACGCGAATGGAGTGGGCGCAGTGCGACTTCGCGCTCCTCTCGGCGGGGGCGGTCGTGACGACCGTGTACGCGGGGTCCTCGAAGCGGCAGGTCCGGTATTTGCTATCGGACCCGGACGCGACGGCGGTCGTCGTGGAGAACGAGGACATGCTGGCGCGCGTGCTCGCCGTCGAGGACGACCTCGACCTGGACGTCATCGTGTCGATGAGTGCGCTCGAGGAGCGCCGACATCAGCGCCGCGAGGACGTCTACACGCTCGACGAGGTGCACGACCTCGGGTCGAATCACTTCGACGAGGACGCGTACCTGGAGTGGGTGGACGACCGCGACCTCGACGACCTGGCGAGTCTCATCTACACGTCCGGGACGACCGGGCAGCCGAAGGGCGTCCAGTTGACTCACGAGAACTTCCGGTCGAACGTCAACCAGATCCGGAAGCGGTTCGGGCCGCGGCCCGACCGCGGGGACATGCCGAGCATCGACGTGGACACGCGAGCGGTGTCGTACCTGCCGCTCGCGCACGTCTTCGAGCGACTGGCGGGGCACTTCCTGCTGTTCGCGTCTGGGGCGTGCGTGGCGTACGCGGAGAATCCCGACACGCTCCAGGAGGACTTCTCGCTCGTGTCGCCGACGACGGCGACGAGCGTGCCGCGCGTCTACGAGAAGATCTACGACGCGATCCGCGAGCAGGCGACGGAGTCGTCCGTGAAGGAACGCATCTTCGAGTGGGCGACGGACGTCGGCGTCGAGTACCACACGACCGACGACCCGGGGGTGGTGTTGCGTGCGAAGGCGAGGGTCGCGGACCGCTTGGTGTTCCAGCAGGTTCGGGACGCGCTCGGTGGGAACATCGACTTCTTCATCTCGGGTGGTGGGAGTCTCTCCGCGGAACTGTGCGCGCTCTATCACGGCATGGGGCTCCCGATCCTGGAGGGGTACGGGTTGACGGAGACGTCGCCGGTGCTGACGGTGAATCCGCCGGAGGAACCGAAGATCGGCACGATCGGCTACCCGCTTCCGGGCGTGGAGTTGCAGGTCGACGAGGACGTGGTCGAACAGGAACCGTTCGCGGACGACCCGGGGGCGGTCGGCGAGTTGCTCGCTCGCGGCCGGAACGTGACCGAGGGGTACTGGAACAAGCCCGACGAGACGGCGGCGGCGTTCACGCCGGCGGACGACGGCGGCGACGACTGGTTCCGCACGGGTGACGTCGTGCACATGCGCGAGGACGGGTACGTGGAGTTCCGGGAGCGCTCGAAGCAGATCCTCGTGTTGTCGACGGGGAAGAACGTGGCGCCGGCGCCGATCGAGGACGCGTTCGCGTCGTCGAAGGTCGTCGAGCAGTGCATGGTCGTCGGCGACGGCGAGAAGTTCGTCGGGGCGCTGTTGGTCCCGAACTTCGAGCACGTTCGGTTGCTGGCTGCCGACGAGGGCGTCTCGCTGCCCGAGGACGACGAGGCAGCGGCGTCGCACGAGTTCGTCCGCGACGTCCTCGAGGCGGAGGTCGACCGCGTGAACTCGGACTTCGAGTCCTACGAGAAGATCAAGCGGTTCCGCGTCGTCCCCGAGGAGTTCACGGAGGAGAACGAACTGCTGACGCCGACGATGAAGAAGAAGCGCCGGGACATCCTCGACCGGTACGCGGACGAAGTGGCGTCGATGTACGCCGAAGACTGACGAGGACGTCTCGGGATGGATCGTCGGGTTCCCTGTCTGGTTTGAGTGTTCCGGCCGTCGACGCCCGCGGGCGGTTTCTTCCGAATCGTGCGGCGTGGTAACGAGGGGGTTGATTTAAGCGGTCGGGGATAGTTCTACGGACGAACATGAGTTGGGTGGAGGCAGAGCGAGAGTTCACGGACGAGGTCGTGGGATCGAACACGCTCGCTGAGATGTTCGAGGACGCCGCGGACCGGCATACAGAGAGACCGGCACAGCGGTACAAGGGCGGCGTGTACGATCGGTCGCTGGCGTCGACGGACGCCATCGACCCCGCGCCGGACGGCGAGTACGGGTCACTCACGTACGGGGAGATGCGGGAGACGGTCAGGTACCTCGCCGCGGGCTTCCGGGCGCTCGGCGTCACGGACGGCCAGCGCGTCGGGCTGTTCGCGGACACGCGCATGGAGTGGGCGCAGTGCGACTTCTCCCTGCTCGCCGCCGGCGGCGTGGTCTCGACCGTCTACAAGTCCTCGTCGCCCGCGCAAGTCCAGTACTTGCTGA
Above is a genomic segment from Halorubellus sp. JP-L1 containing:
- a CDS encoding low molecular weight phosphatase family protein, which translates into the protein MTVASADDDRLVVGFVCVQNAGRSQMATAFAERELAERDLEDDIRIVTGGTDPAEHVHDVVVDVMGDVGFDLADRVPREVTFEEIQACDYVITMGCAAEDVCPASWAGENRDWGLDDPDDATREDAVAIREEIESRVAALFDELSTTA
- a CDS encoding AIR synthase family protein, with translation MDLGKVDREFLDAHVLDHLGAPREDVALGPAHGVDFGVVDVDGTALVAATDPVSILPALGWERAAEFALGVVLADVAVSGIPPSHLAVSFSLPPEMTDEAFAAVWETIDAECRDLGVSVLTGHTARYSGCSFPWVGAATALAVGDHADVVRPDGARPGDRIVVTNGPAAEAAGLLTTLYPAGFDLDPDTLAAAQSRLEDASCVREALRVAAAADVHAMHDATEGGLAGALNEVAAGAGVRIDVDGERVPYMDGVRAACRALDVDPWACTSSGTLVVAVPPEAVDDALDALHAEGATVAEVGCVSEGAGVYLDGERLEHPDVDPSWAAYERLATEHGDD
- the thiD gene encoding bifunctional hydroxymethylpyrimidine kinase/phosphomethylpyrimidine kinase, producing MRKAAPVSRPVALTVAGSDAGGGAGVQADLQTFAGHDVHGTSVVTAVTAQHTRGVESTHVLPPGEVAAQIDAVADDFAVGAVKTGMLATVDVVETVHDHVRQVDAPLVVDPVMVATSGDRLLDRDAERAYDDLLADATVATPNADEAAVLADVDVESVSDARDAALAIRDRGVDHVLVTGGHLEDDDAVTDVLATEDSVRTFTHDRIRDAATHGSGCTLSAAIAATLAREAGNDDRRNDATGRSVASDVVVDAVADATTVLERAVRYHHDVGQGPGAVQHLVDARTDAALPAVARDVERVVAHVETATAPVDALIPEVGTNVVGAPAHAETVAETVAVDGRLATTYAGVRATGGVRPGASSHVARFLLAAREHHPELRYAANCRYDDAVADALDALEWPVAAYDRADEPDDAPGTMDWGTDRAYRHADLRPVAVVDRGAHGKEPMTKLATETADELANRLDALATELANGDQ
- the mutS gene encoding DNA mismatch repair protein MutS → MPAATGIVGEFLALKEATDADVLAMQVGDFYEFFGDDAELVADELDLKTSEKSSQGGSYPMAGVPIDDLTPYLKALVERGYRVAVADQHDGADGPERDIARVVTPGTLLETTDADARFLAAVVDDGDAYGLAFADVTTGQFVVTSTDDVDAALSEVYRFDPAEVLPGPGVRDDDVVERVRDHTDARLTLHDDEAFAPGRATHAARDHFGAETFESVGATDAAVRAAGAILAYVDATDAGVLASMTRVRTLADDDRVTLDATTQRNLELTETMQGGAEGSLLATLDHTVTSAGRRRLAAWLQRPRRDVDALRDRQNAVEALASAALARDALRELLGDAYDLERLASKATSQSATPRDLARVRDTLALVAVVHDRIVDDPTLADSPLATVLDADTRERAATLEGELDAALVADPPQTTTQGGIFAPGYDDDIDDVRDRHDAAREYFDTLEQSVKRETGLTHVTVDRNRTDGWYVQVGRSEADRMPERFREVKTLKNSRRFVTDELEERERDLVQLEDRRSDLERERFQALRETVAEHAALLQDVGRAFAYVDALASFAEHAVANDWTRPELTTDDVLDVDAGRHPVVEQTTEFVPNDLALDADRRFAVVTGPNMSGKSTYMRQTALIVLLAQVGSFVPADAARVGVVDGVFTRVGALDELAQGRSTFMVEMTELANILHTATADSLVVLDEVGRGTATYDGISIAWAATEYLHNEVRAKTLFATHYHELTTLADHLERVVNVHVAADERDGDVTFLRTVREGPTDRSYGVHVADLAGVPEPVVERSREVLDRLREDEAIEARGGSGGDGTRQVVFDLESGELRPGGAAANAAASGSREGSAPQSDEGASGAAADDAMGAAADGAGGADSAGRGSNASVDGGAGGADEGLSRAEREVLAELADVDVAETTPVEVLSRVQAWQERLEEQ
- a CDS encoding long-chain fatty acid--CoA ligase, producing the protein MDWRDAETEYEDEVVGETNLARMFEDSAQRNANRPAQMYKGGVYDRAMTRSVLPGAPDGEYRAISYEDMRTIVAHLATGFRELGVEPNDRVGIFSHTRMEWAQCDFALLSAGAVVTTVYAGSSKRQVRYLLSDPDATAVVVENEDMLARVLAVEDDLDLDVIVSMSALEERRHQRREDVYTLDEVHDLGSNHFDEDAYLEWVDDRDLDDLASLIYTSGTTGQPKGVQLTHENFRSNVNQIRKRFGPRPDRGDMPSIDVDTRAVSYLPLAHVFERLAGHFLLFASGACVAYAENPDTLQEDFSLVSPTTATSVPRVYEKIYDAIREQATESSVKERIFEWATDVGVEYHTTDDPGVVLRAKARVADRLVFQQVRDALGGNIDFFISGGGSLSAELCALYHGMGLPILEGYGLTETSPVLTVNPPEEPKIGTIGYPLPGVELQVDEDVVEQEPFADDPGAVGELLARGRNVTEGYWNKPDETAAAFTPADDGGDDWFRTGDVVHMREDGYVEFRERSKQILVLSTGKNVAPAPIEDAFASSKVVEQCMVVGDGEKFVGALLVPNFEHVRLLAADEGVSLPEDDEAAASHEFVRDVLEAEVDRVNSDFESYEKIKRFRVVPEEFTEENELLTPTMKKKRRDILDRYADEVASMYAED